In Musa acuminata AAA Group cultivar baxijiao chromosome BXJ2-8, Cavendish_Baxijiao_AAA, whole genome shotgun sequence, one genomic interval encodes:
- the LOC103993861 gene encoding protein TIFY 4B-like isoform X2, which translates to MIDSSPAAIPLMSTPASVVVGTPADHGGLPPTSAGEIVPRSPLEKPLAELTERDIAQLTREDARRFLKSKGMRRPSWNKSQAIQQVISLKALLEGTPGCDDCPAGVGIFQKSSPPPAPVFPLQDSSPPSPKDGGGSQLPAKESSPYRRRDPIPPSYSAGADPHPLPEIRCLFPRATAELPAGQMTIVYDGVVNVYDGLPMDQARAVLELAASAVCFDDLTRPVSPAFRPTSVVPEQGPVSVPTAPSLAKTFPVAASGRVAHHAAGGLEEPRGTRPAEPDSATSRKASLQRYLVKRKDRFKAKKLLKGSTSSNMEMMYFSQKLKFPNLNELTTLDDTSFSALFQQPQSPGRCSSGENQVQREKFFIDLNGDGGGD; encoded by the exons atgATCGACTCTTCTCCCGCTGCTATTCCTTTGATGTCTACTCCTGCATCCGTGGTGGTCGGAACCCCGGCCGATCACGGCGGCTTGCCTCCTACGAGCGCCGGGGAGATTGTGCCTCGGTCGCCGCTCGAGAAGCCCCTCGCCGAACTCACCGAGAGGGACATCGCGCAGCTCACCCGCGAGGACGCCCGCCGCTTCCTCAAATCcaaag GGATGCGGCGGCCGTCATGGAACAAGTCGCAGGCGATCCAGCAGGTCATCTCCCTTAAGGCCCTCCTCGAGGGGACGCCGGGATGCGACGACTGCCCCGCTGGCGTCGGAATCTTTCAGAAGTCTTCCCCTCCTCCGGCGCCGGTGTTCCCCTTGCAG GACTCTTCTCCGCCCTCACCGAAGGACGGCGGCGGATCGCAGCTGCCGGCAAAGGAGTCGTCACCGTACCGGAGGAGGGATCCGATCCCTCCGTCCTACTCCGCCGGAGCGGACCCCCATCCCCTGCCGGAGATCCGCTGCCTCTTCCCCAG GGCGACGGCCGAACTCCCGGCCGGGCAGATGACGATCGTCTACGACGGCGTGGTCAACGTCTACGACGGCTTGCCGATGGATCAG GCGAGGGCGGTCCTGGAGCTCGCGGCCAGCGCGGTCTGCTTCGACGACCTAACCCGTCCGGTTTCTCCGGCCTTCCGCCCCACCTCAGTTGTCCCCGAGCAGGGCCCGGTATCGGTCCCCACAGCGCCCTCGTTGGCCAAAACTTTCCCAGTAGCAGCGTCGG GCAGGGTGGCCCACCACGCGGCGGGCGGCTTGGAGGAACCGAGAGGCACGCGGCCAGCGGAGCCTG ATTCTGCAACAAGCAGAAAAGCATCATTGCAGAGGTATTTGGTGAAAAGAAAAGACAG ATTCAAGGCAAAGAAACTCCTTAAAGGTTCAACTTCTTCAAATATGGAAATGATGTACTTTAGCCAAAAGTTGAAATTCCCGAACCTAAATGAGCTTACCACGCTCGATGACACAAGCTTCTCTGCCCTATTTCAACAACCTCAATCCCCAGGTAGGTGCAGCTCTGGAGAAAACCAAGTTCAAAGGGAGAAATTCTTCATCGATCTCAATGGTGATG GTGGTGGGGATTAG
- the LOC103993861 gene encoding protein TIFY 4B-like isoform X1: protein MIDSSPAAIPLMSTPASVVVGTPADHGGLPPTSAGEIVPRSPLEKPLAELTERDIAQLTREDARRFLKSKGMRRPSWNKSQAIQQVISLKALLEGTPGCDDCPAGVGIFQKSSPPPAPVFPLQQDSSPPSPKDGGGSQLPAKESSPYRRRDPIPPSYSAGADPHPLPEIRCLFPRATAELPAGQMTIVYDGVVNVYDGLPMDQARAVLELAASAVCFDDLTRPVSPAFRPTSVVPEQGPVSVPTAPSLAKTFPVAASGRVAHHAAGGLEEPRGTRPAEPDSATSRKASLQRYLVKRKDRFKAKKLLKGSTSSNMEMMYFSQKLKFPNLNELTTLDDTSFSALFQQPQSPGRCSSGENQVQREKFFIDLNGDGGGD, encoded by the exons atgATCGACTCTTCTCCCGCTGCTATTCCTTTGATGTCTACTCCTGCATCCGTGGTGGTCGGAACCCCGGCCGATCACGGCGGCTTGCCTCCTACGAGCGCCGGGGAGATTGTGCCTCGGTCGCCGCTCGAGAAGCCCCTCGCCGAACTCACCGAGAGGGACATCGCGCAGCTCACCCGCGAGGACGCCCGCCGCTTCCTCAAATCcaaag GGATGCGGCGGCCGTCATGGAACAAGTCGCAGGCGATCCAGCAGGTCATCTCCCTTAAGGCCCTCCTCGAGGGGACGCCGGGATGCGACGACTGCCCCGCTGGCGTCGGAATCTTTCAGAAGTCTTCCCCTCCTCCGGCGCCGGTGTTCCCCTTGCAG CAGGACTCTTCTCCGCCCTCACCGAAGGACGGCGGCGGATCGCAGCTGCCGGCAAAGGAGTCGTCACCGTACCGGAGGAGGGATCCGATCCCTCCGTCCTACTCCGCCGGAGCGGACCCCCATCCCCTGCCGGAGATCCGCTGCCTCTTCCCCAG GGCGACGGCCGAACTCCCGGCCGGGCAGATGACGATCGTCTACGACGGCGTGGTCAACGTCTACGACGGCTTGCCGATGGATCAG GCGAGGGCGGTCCTGGAGCTCGCGGCCAGCGCGGTCTGCTTCGACGACCTAACCCGTCCGGTTTCTCCGGCCTTCCGCCCCACCTCAGTTGTCCCCGAGCAGGGCCCGGTATCGGTCCCCACAGCGCCCTCGTTGGCCAAAACTTTCCCAGTAGCAGCGTCGG GCAGGGTGGCCCACCACGCGGCGGGCGGCTTGGAGGAACCGAGAGGCACGCGGCCAGCGGAGCCTG ATTCTGCAACAAGCAGAAAAGCATCATTGCAGAGGTATTTGGTGAAAAGAAAAGACAG ATTCAAGGCAAAGAAACTCCTTAAAGGTTCAACTTCTTCAAATATGGAAATGATGTACTTTAGCCAAAAGTTGAAATTCCCGAACCTAAATGAGCTTACCACGCTCGATGACACAAGCTTCTCTGCCCTATTTCAACAACCTCAATCCCCAGGTAGGTGCAGCTCTGGAGAAAACCAAGTTCAAAGGGAGAAATTCTTCATCGATCTCAATGGTGATG GTGGTGGGGATTAG
- the LOC103993861 gene encoding protein TIFY 4B-like isoform X3, with protein sequence MIDSSPAAIPLMSTPASVVVGTPADHGGLPPTSAGEIVPRSPLEKPLAELTERDIAQLTREDARRFLKSKGMRRPSWNKSQAIQQVISLKALLEGTPGCDDCPAGVGIFQKSSPPPAPVFPLQQDSSPPSPKDGGGSQLPAKESSPYRRRDPIPPSYSAGADPHPLPEIRCLFPRATAELPAGQMTIVYDGVVNVYDGLPMDQARAVLELAASAVCFDDLTRPVSPAFRPTSVVPEQGPVSVPTAPSLAKTFPVAASGRVAHHAAGGLEEPRGTRPAEPGKRAGNLWRILQQAEKHHCRGIW encoded by the exons atgATCGACTCTTCTCCCGCTGCTATTCCTTTGATGTCTACTCCTGCATCCGTGGTGGTCGGAACCCCGGCCGATCACGGCGGCTTGCCTCCTACGAGCGCCGGGGAGATTGTGCCTCGGTCGCCGCTCGAGAAGCCCCTCGCCGAACTCACCGAGAGGGACATCGCGCAGCTCACCCGCGAGGACGCCCGCCGCTTCCTCAAATCcaaag GGATGCGGCGGCCGTCATGGAACAAGTCGCAGGCGATCCAGCAGGTCATCTCCCTTAAGGCCCTCCTCGAGGGGACGCCGGGATGCGACGACTGCCCCGCTGGCGTCGGAATCTTTCAGAAGTCTTCCCCTCCTCCGGCGCCGGTGTTCCCCTTGCAG CAGGACTCTTCTCCGCCCTCACCGAAGGACGGCGGCGGATCGCAGCTGCCGGCAAAGGAGTCGTCACCGTACCGGAGGAGGGATCCGATCCCTCCGTCCTACTCCGCCGGAGCGGACCCCCATCCCCTGCCGGAGATCCGCTGCCTCTTCCCCAG GGCGACGGCCGAACTCCCGGCCGGGCAGATGACGATCGTCTACGACGGCGTGGTCAACGTCTACGACGGCTTGCCGATGGATCAG GCGAGGGCGGTCCTGGAGCTCGCGGCCAGCGCGGTCTGCTTCGACGACCTAACCCGTCCGGTTTCTCCGGCCTTCCGCCCCACCTCAGTTGTCCCCGAGCAGGGCCCGGTATCGGTCCCCACAGCGCCCTCGTTGGCCAAAACTTTCCCAGTAGCAGCGTCGG GCAGGGTGGCCCACCACGCGGCGGGCGGCTTGGAGGAACCGAGAGGCACGCGGCCAGCGGAGCCTGGTAAGAGAGCGGGGAATTTGTGGCGG ATTCTGCAACAAGCAGAAAAGCATCATTGCAGAGGTATTTGGTGA